The proteins below are encoded in one region of Amycolatopsis magusensis:
- a CDS encoding ferritin-like domain-containing protein, with amino-acid sequence MRSRPTPLSRRRFLRAGLLLGSTAVTLPLAAACGDGYETAPDELAPLLEQARADATAATALAGGGGAAAELAKQVAAVRTAQADALQSEVDRLNRPKAASTADTTPVTAIGGLKTRLEQARKQAADLVPTLPRHRAGLAGAVAAGCASVQQLSPELGAGDADDEVEPDTKTGQLIPEAVESLQGALAAEHAAVWVYSLVTAFLPNDFRSGTENGALAHRDRRDACERLLTAAGADPVTTEPAYLPPKPVTDSKSAMALVATAEADAAAAWRGVLERTDDAALRTIALRALVGSATRGTAWRKEAGEQPPAMALPGT; translated from the coding sequence GTGAGATCAAGACCGACACCGCTGAGCCGGCGGCGCTTCCTGCGGGCGGGCCTGCTCTTGGGCAGCACCGCCGTGACCCTGCCGCTGGCCGCCGCGTGCGGCGACGGCTACGAGACCGCCCCGGACGAGCTGGCGCCGCTGCTGGAGCAGGCGCGTGCCGACGCCACCGCGGCGACCGCGCTGGCCGGCGGTGGCGGGGCGGCCGCCGAACTGGCCAAGCAGGTCGCCGCCGTGCGCACCGCGCAGGCCGACGCGCTGCAGTCCGAAGTGGACCGGCTCAACCGGCCCAAGGCCGCGAGCACGGCCGACACCACGCCGGTGACGGCGATCGGCGGGTTGAAGACACGGCTGGAGCAGGCACGCAAGCAGGCGGCCGATCTGGTGCCGACGCTGCCGCGCCACCGCGCCGGGCTGGCGGGGGCGGTCGCCGCCGGGTGCGCCTCGGTGCAGCAGCTGTCGCCGGAACTGGGCGCCGGCGACGCCGACGACGAGGTGGAGCCGGACACGAAGACCGGTCAGCTCATCCCGGAGGCGGTCGAGTCGCTGCAGGGCGCGCTGGCCGCCGAGCACGCGGCCGTGTGGGTCTACAGCCTGGTGACCGCGTTCCTGCCGAACGACTTCCGCAGCGGCACCGAGAACGGCGCGCTGGCCCACCGGGACCGGCGCGACGCCTGCGAGCGCCTGCTGACCGCGGCGGGCGCGGACCCGGTCACCACCGAACCGGCCTACCTGCCGCCGAAGCCGGTGACCGACTCGAAGTCGGCGATGGCGCTGGTGGCCACCGCCGAAGCGGACGCGGCCGCCGCCTGGCGCGGGGTGCTCGAACGCACCGACGACGCGGCGTTGCGCACGATCGCCTTGCGCGCGCTGGTCGGCTCGGCCACCCGTGGGACGGCCTGGCGCAAGGAAGCGGGCGAGCAGCCGCCCGCGATGGCCCTGCCGGGCACCTGA
- the infB gene encoding translation initiation factor IF-2, translating into MPGKARVHELAKELGVTSKEVLAKLKEQGEFVKSASSTVEAPVARRVRDAYEKKDAAKGGKKPMPGPSNGAKPGPSPAKMAPKPATPAPQQAPAQERPAAQQQQARPATPGSRPGPGPRPGPRQQPPAPQQPEAPKPEQQQAPAAAKAAPVEQAAQPEAPKQETPAAASPGVVPPKPQGPKPGGPKPGPRPPRVGNNPFGVGSGAPAPRPSGPRPGGGQAGGDRPPRPGGDRPPRPGGDRPAGDRPAGNRPNPGNMPPRPNPGMMPGRTQRPAPGGGRGGPGGGARGGPGGGARGGPGGGARGGPGGGGGGFRPGGGGPGGGGGGFRPGGGAPAGGGGFRGGGGGRGGPGGRGGTAGAFGRPGGPSRKGRKSKRQKRQEYMDNMQAPSVGGVRLPKGSGETIRLPRGASLTDFADKIDANPASLVQVLFHLGEMVTATQSVSEDVLELLGSEMNYVVQVVSPEEEDRELLETFDITYGDDAGDEEDLQIRPPVVTIMGHVDHGKTRLLDTIRKTKVRESEAGGITQHIGAYQIETELEGTPRLITFIDTPGHEAFTAMRARGANSTDIAVIVVAADDGVMPQTVEAINHAQAAKAPIVVAINKIDKEGANPDKIRQQLTEYNLVAEEYGGDTMFVEISARQNINIDGLLEAILLTADAALDLRANPDMEAQGVAIEAHLDRGRGPVATVLVQRGTLRVGDSVVAGDAYGRVRRMVDEHNVDVTEATPSRPVQVIGFTSVPGAGDTFLVVDEDRVARQIAERRQARIRNAQNAAKRKRVSLEDLDSALKETNTLNLIIKGDNSGTVEALEASLLQLDVGEDVDLNVVHRGVGGVTESDIDLATASDAIVLGFNVRAQGKATERATREGVDVRYYTVIYQAIDEIEQALKGMLKPEYEEVELGKAEVREVFKSSKIGTIAGCLVTSGEIRRNARARLIRDNVVVAENLPISSLKRFKDDVVEVRDGYECGLTLGSYSDIKVEDVIETYEQREKPRA; encoded by the coding sequence GTGCCAGGCAAGGCCCGCGTACACGAGCTCGCCAAGGAGCTCGGGGTTACCAGCAAGGAAGTACTCGCCAAGCTCAAGGAGCAGGGTGAGTTCGTGAAGTCGGCGTCGTCGACGGTGGAGGCCCCCGTGGCCCGCCGCGTCCGTGACGCCTACGAGAAGAAGGACGCCGCCAAGGGCGGCAAGAAGCCGATGCCCGGCCCGTCCAACGGGGCGAAGCCCGGCCCGAGCCCGGCCAAGATGGCCCCCAAGCCCGCCACGCCCGCGCCGCAGCAGGCTCCCGCCCAGGAGCGTCCGGCTGCGCAGCAGCAGCAGGCTCGCCCGGCCACCCCCGGCTCGCGGCCCGGCCCCGGTCCGCGTCCGGGCCCGCGTCAGCAGCCACCCGCGCCGCAGCAGCCGGAGGCCCCGAAGCCGGAGCAGCAGCAGGCCCCGGCGGCGGCGAAGGCCGCTCCCGTGGAGCAGGCGGCCCAGCCGGAGGCCCCCAAGCAGGAGACGCCCGCCGCGGCTTCTCCCGGTGTGGTGCCGCCGAAGCCGCAGGGCCCCAAGCCCGGTGGCCCGAAGCCCGGTCCGCGCCCGCCGCGGGTCGGCAACAACCCGTTCGGTGTCGGCTCGGGTGCGCCCGCGCCGCGTCCGTCGGGCCCGCGTCCCGGTGGTGGGCAGGCAGGCGGCGACCGGCCGCCGCGCCCCGGTGGCGACCGCCCGCCGCGTCCCGGTGGGGATCGTCCCGCCGGTGACCGTCCCGCGGGCAACCGGCCGAACCCGGGCAACATGCCCCCGCGGCCGAACCCCGGCATGATGCCGGGCCGTACCCAGCGTCCCGCTCCCGGCGGTGGCCGCGGTGGTCCCGGTGGGGGCGCCCGTGGTGGCCCCGGCGGCGGTGCCCGTGGCGGTCCCGGTGGCGGCGCTCGTGGTGGCCCCGGCGGCGGTGGCGGCGGTTTCCGTCCCGGTGGCGGCGGTCCCGGTGGCGGCGGCGGTGGCTTCCGCCCCGGCGGCGGTGCCCCGGCCGGCGGTGGCGGTTTCCGCGGTGGCGGCGGTGGCCGTGGTGGCCCCGGCGGCCGCGGCGGCACGGCCGGTGCCTTCGGCCGTCCCGGTGGCCCCTCGCGCAAGGGCCGCAAGTCGAAGCGGCAGAAGCGCCAGGAGTACATGGACAACATGCAGGCGCCCAGCGTCGGTGGTGTCCGTCTGCCCAAGGGCTCCGGTGAGACGATCCGGCTGCCCCGCGGTGCCTCGCTGACCGACTTCGCGGACAAGATCGACGCGAACCCGGCTTCGCTGGTGCAGGTGCTGTTCCACCTCGGTGAGATGGTCACCGCCACGCAGTCGGTGTCGGAGGACGTGCTCGAGCTGCTCGGCTCCGAGATGAACTACGTCGTCCAGGTGGTCAGCCCCGAGGAGGAGGACCGCGAGCTGCTGGAGACCTTCGACATCACCTACGGCGACGACGCCGGTGACGAGGAGGACCTGCAGATCCGGCCGCCGGTGGTGACCATCATGGGTCACGTCGACCACGGTAAGACCCGCCTGCTGGACACGATCCGGAAGACGAAGGTGCGCGAGAGTGAAGCCGGTGGCATCACCCAGCACATCGGCGCCTACCAGATCGAGACCGAGCTCGAGGGCACGCCGCGGCTGATCACCTTCATCGACACCCCCGGTCACGAGGCGTTCACCGCCATGCGTGCCCGCGGGGCGAACTCCACCGACATCGCGGTGATCGTGGTCGCCGCCGACGACGGTGTGATGCCGCAGACGGTCGAGGCGATCAACCACGCGCAGGCCGCCAAGGCGCCGATCGTGGTCGCGATCAACAAGATCGACAAGGAGGGCGCGAACCCGGACAAGATCCGGCAGCAGCTCACCGAGTACAACCTGGTGGCCGAGGAGTACGGCGGCGACACCATGTTCGTCGAGATCTCCGCGCGGCAGAACATCAACATCGATGGGCTGCTCGAGGCGATCCTGCTCACCGCGGACGCCGCACTGGACCTCCGGGCCAACCCGGACATGGAGGCGCAGGGCGTGGCGATCGAGGCGCACCTGGACCGCGGTCGCGGTCCGGTGGCCACGGTGCTGGTGCAGCGCGGCACGCTGCGGGTCGGCGACTCGGTCGTCGCCGGCGACGCCTACGGCCGCGTCCGCCGCATGGTCGACGAGCACAACGTGGACGTCACCGAGGCGACGCCGTCGCGTCCGGTGCAGGTCATCGGGTTCACCTCGGTGCCCGGTGCCGGTGACACCTTCCTGGTGGTGGACGAGGACCGGGTCGCGCGGCAGATCGCCGAGCGGCGCCAGGCCCGCATCCGCAACGCCCAGAACGCGGCGAAGCGGAAGCGCGTCAGCCTGGAGGACCTGGACTCCGCGCTGAAGGAGACCAACACCCTCAACCTGATCATCAAGGGTGACAACTCGGGTACCGTCGAGGCACTCGAAGCGTCCTTGCTGCAGCTGGACGTGGGTGAGGACGTCGACCTCAACGTGGTGCACCGCGGCGTCGGTGGCGTCACCGAGAGCGACATCGACCTGGCGACCGCTTCGGACGCCATCGTGCTGGGCTTCAACGTCCGGGCGCAGGGCAAGGCCACCGAGCGGGCCACGCGTGAAGGCGTGGACGTCCGCTACTACACGGTGATCTACCAGGCGATCGACGAGATCGAGCAGGCGCTGAAGGGCATGCTCAAGCCGGAGTACGAAGAGGTCGAGCTGGGCAAGGCGGAGGTCCGCGAGGTCTTCAAGTCCTCGAAGATCGGTACCATCGCCGGTTGCCTGGTCACCTCCGGGGAGATCCGCCGCAACGCGCGGGCGCGTCTCATCCGCGACAACGTCGTGGTCGCCGAGAACCTGCCGATCAGCTCGCTGAAGCGGTTCAAGGACGACGTGGTCGAGGTCAGGGACGGCTACGAGTGCGGTCTGACCCTCGGGTCGTACAGCGACATCAAGGTCGAGGACGTCATCGAGACCTACGAGCAGCGCGAGAAGCCTCGCGCCTGA
- a CDS encoding DUF503 domain-containing protein, producing MYVGALEFDLLLGDVHSLKQKRSVVRPLIADVRKRFEVSVAEAGHLDLHRRALIGVAVVAADTEHVRDVLDACERLVAGRPELELLSVRRRLVGPDD from the coding sequence ATGTACGTAGGTGCGCTCGAGTTCGACCTGCTGCTCGGGGACGTGCACTCGCTCAAGCAGAAGCGCTCGGTGGTGCGCCCGCTGATCGCGGACGTGCGCAAGCGCTTCGAGGTGTCGGTCGCCGAGGCCGGGCACCTCGACCTGCACCGCCGTGCGCTGATCGGGGTGGCCGTGGTGGCCGCCGACACCGAGCACGTGCGAGACGTCCTCGACGCCTGTGAACGCCTGGTCGCCGGCCGCCCGGAGCTGGAACTGCTCTCCGTGCGGCGCCGGCTGGTCGGGCCCGACGACTGA
- the rimP gene encoding ribosome maturation factor RimP, with product MAGELAGRLEPIVAEAVSGAGFELDALEVQQAGRRKLVKVVVDGEDGVGLDEVAELSRTVSAVLDDQEHILAGAYTLEVTSPGVDRPLSKPRHWRRARYRLVRVTPVEGAAYAGRVGPCDEEGARMLVDGELRTVRYSEVAKAVIEIEFRQPPAEELRLLESDPKEESK from the coding sequence GTGGCAGGAGAACTCGCCGGGCGGCTCGAGCCGATCGTGGCCGAAGCCGTTTCGGGCGCGGGTTTCGAGCTCGATGCCCTCGAGGTGCAGCAGGCGGGCCGGCGCAAGCTGGTCAAGGTCGTCGTCGACGGCGAGGACGGCGTGGGGTTGGATGAGGTGGCCGAACTCAGCCGGACCGTCTCGGCCGTGCTGGACGACCAGGAGCACATCCTGGCCGGGGCGTACACGCTGGAAGTCACCTCGCCGGGCGTCGACCGCCCGCTGAGCAAGCCGCGGCACTGGCGCCGCGCGCGGTACCGCCTGGTCCGGGTCACCCCGGTCGAGGGGGCCGCCTACGCCGGCCGCGTCGGGCCGTGCGACGAAGAAGGCGCGCGGATGCTGGTCGACGGCGAACTTCGCACCGTCCGTTACAGCGAGGTCGCCAAAGCGGTGATCGAGATCGAGTTCCGGCAACCGCCGGCCGAGGAGCTGCGGCTGCTCGAGAGCGACCCGAAGGAGGAGTCGAAGTGA
- a CDS encoding YlxR family protein encodes MVRSSEPEIALEHRGDPVRTCVGCRERASYGELLRVVAVEGRLVADERRRLPGRGAWVHPVAQCLAKAERRRAFPRALRVPGPLDAAQLRRFTSGVTG; translated from the coding sequence GTGGTTCGAAGCTCGGAACCGGAAATCGCGCTCGAGCACCGGGGAGACCCGGTGCGTACGTGTGTCGGTTGCCGGGAGCGGGCTTCGTACGGTGAGCTGCTGCGAGTGGTAGCGGTCGAGGGCAGGCTGGTCGCCGACGAACGTCGGCGGTTGCCGGGGCGGGGTGCCTGGGTGCACCCGGTCGCGCAGTGCCTGGCCAAGGCCGAGCGGCGGCGGGCGTTCCCCCGGGCGTTGCGAGTGCCCGGTCCGCTCGACGCGGCGCAGTTGCGGCGGTTCACCTCAGGTGTCACCGGGTGA
- a CDS encoding TetR/AcrR family transcriptional regulator, with translation MPRRVDRDDRRRRIAEALLRLATTRGLEAVSLRQVAAEAGLSMGAVQHYFRSKDEMLLYALEHQAGEREKRITERVLAVEEHPSPRKILRTCLAELLPVDETTRAELLIEVAFFIRALTEPDMRKVITEGSPKLIDFFAGLLGTAQEAGDVAPDRDPVQEAHILWSMADSLRTTVILEERPAEEVMATIDYHLDRLFRA, from the coding sequence GTGCCCAGACGAGTCGACCGGGACGATCGGCGCCGGCGGATCGCCGAGGCTTTGCTGCGCCTGGCGACCACCCGCGGGCTGGAGGCGGTGAGCCTGCGGCAGGTGGCCGCGGAGGCCGGGCTGTCCATGGGCGCGGTGCAGCACTACTTCCGGTCCAAGGACGAAATGCTGCTCTACGCGCTGGAACACCAGGCTGGCGAACGGGAGAAGCGGATCACCGAGCGGGTGCTGGCGGTCGAGGAACACCCGTCGCCGAGGAAGATCCTGCGGACCTGCCTGGCGGAACTGCTGCCGGTCGACGAAACCACCCGCGCCGAGCTGCTGATCGAGGTCGCCTTCTTCATCCGCGCACTGACCGAGCCGGACATGCGCAAGGTGATCACCGAAGGCTCGCCGAAGCTGATCGACTTCTTCGCCGGACTGCTGGGCACCGCGCAGGAAGCGGGCGACGTCGCCCCCGACCGCGACCCGGTGCAGGAGGCCCACATCCTGTGGAGCATGGCCGATTCGCTGCGCACCACGGTCATCCTGGAAGAACGCCCGGCCGAGGAAGTGATGGCCACCATCGACTACCACCTCGACCGGCTGTTCCGCGCCTGA
- a CDS encoding PH domain-containing protein: protein MSGTVRLRPPSKELNPRVIGWWRVHTALTFGIPVLVLVVLGVWLSGARFWLLLPAVVLAVIGLPFTVLMPLWWYRVHRWEVTDTAVYVRTGYFWQEWRVAPMSRIQTVDTLRGPLQQGFKLATVTVTTASSKGPIKIEGLDHELAADLAQQLTETTQATPGDAT from the coding sequence ATGTCGGGGACGGTGCGGCTGCGGCCGCCGAGCAAGGAGCTGAACCCCCGGGTGATCGGCTGGTGGCGCGTGCACACCGCGCTGACGTTCGGGATCCCGGTGCTGGTGCTGGTCGTGCTGGGGGTGTGGCTCAGCGGGGCCCGGTTCTGGCTGCTGCTGCCCGCGGTGGTGCTGGCGGTGATCGGGCTGCCGTTCACCGTGCTGATGCCGCTGTGGTGGTACCGCGTGCACCGCTGGGAGGTCACCGACACCGCGGTCTACGTGCGGACCGGGTACTTCTGGCAGGAGTGGCGGGTCGCGCCGATGTCACGCATCCAGACCGTGGACACCCTGCGAGGCCCGTTGCAGCAGGGGTTCAAGCTGGCCACGGTCACCGTCACCACGGCGTCGTCGAAGGGCCCGATCAAGATCGAGGGACTGGACCACGAACTCGCCGCGGACCTGGCGCAGCAGTTGACCGAGACCACGCAGGCCACGCCGGGTGACGCGACATGA
- a CDS encoding PH domain-containing protein produces the protein MTVPETAEPWRKLDRRTIYVSALALAGVAVGAGVPTGIGIASGSSPWVALAWVLPGAVLLIVVGTVADYLRWLKTRYRIGPERAELHTGVLLVKRRSLARERIRNVDLTANPLLRVFGLVTVKIGTGEQSQGGESTLVLNPVTKHEADRLRRELLDRASTVDARPGVDGTLARLDPAWIRYAPVSFVAPALGLAAGGAVMQVSDWIGFQDGFVRWMISLFAGFPLVAAILVLAAILLVVGLIGSLVLFVEMWWNYHLEREPGGTLRVRRGLLTTRSISIEERRLRGVEVVEPLGTRLAGAARVDAVATGMVQRKEDDKTDNKTLLPAAPKALADQIAAVVLREERSPTEAARLISHPIAARGRRLRWAIGTVVVLCAVLAGLGLLLTDVLLHLAWIAAVVGLPIAVVLAFDAYKALGHGISGDYLVARAGTVRRATVALQRDGVIGWTVKQSIFQRRAGLITLTATTAAGSGGYDVLDAGEGEGLAFADEAVPDLLGPFLERA, from the coding sequence ATGACCGTGCCGGAAACCGCCGAGCCGTGGCGGAAACTCGACCGGCGCACGATCTACGTCAGCGCGCTGGCGCTGGCCGGGGTGGCCGTCGGCGCGGGGGTGCCGACCGGGATCGGGATCGCCTCGGGCTCTTCGCCGTGGGTCGCGCTGGCCTGGGTGCTGCCCGGCGCCGTGCTGCTGATCGTCGTCGGCACGGTGGCCGACTACCTGCGCTGGCTCAAGACCCGCTACCGGATCGGGCCCGAGCGCGCCGAACTGCACACCGGGGTGCTGCTGGTGAAACGCCGTTCCCTGGCCAGGGAACGGATCCGCAACGTCGACCTGACCGCGAACCCGCTGCTGCGCGTCTTCGGGCTGGTCACGGTGAAGATCGGCACCGGGGAACAGAGCCAGGGCGGCGAAAGCACGCTCGTGCTGAACCCGGTGACCAAGCACGAAGCCGACCGGCTGCGCCGGGAACTGCTGGACCGAGCGTCCACTGTGGACGCACGGCCGGGGGTGGACGGCACGCTCGCCCGGCTCGACCCGGCCTGGATCCGGTACGCGCCGGTCTCCTTCGTCGCCCCGGCGCTGGGCCTGGCCGCCGGTGGCGCGGTGATGCAGGTGTCGGACTGGATCGGCTTCCAGGACGGGTTCGTCCGCTGGATGATCAGCCTGTTCGCCGGTTTCCCGCTGGTGGCGGCGATCCTGGTGCTCGCGGCCATCCTGCTGGTGGTCGGGCTGATCGGCTCGCTGGTGCTGTTCGTCGAGATGTGGTGGAACTACCACCTCGAGCGCGAACCCGGTGGCACGCTGCGCGTCCGCCGCGGCCTGCTGACCACCCGGTCGATCTCGATCGAGGAACGGCGGCTGCGCGGGGTCGAGGTGGTCGAACCACTCGGCACCCGGCTCGCGGGCGCGGCCAGGGTGGACGCCGTGGCGACCGGCATGGTGCAGCGCAAGGAGGACGACAAGACCGACAACAAGACGCTGCTGCCCGCCGCACCCAAGGCGCTGGCCGACCAGATCGCCGCGGTGGTGCTGCGGGAGGAACGGTCGCCGACCGAGGCCGCCCGGCTCATCTCGCACCCGATCGCCGCGCGCGGACGGCGGCTGCGGTGGGCGATCGGCACCGTGGTCGTCCTCTGCGCCGTGCTCGCCGGGCTCGGTCTGCTGCTCACCGACGTGTTGCTGCACCTCGCCTGGATCGCCGCGGTGGTCGGCCTGCCGATCGCGGTGGTGCTGGCCTTCGACGCCTACAAGGCGCTCGGGCACGGCATCTCCGGTGACTACCTGGTGGCCAGGGCGGGGACCGTGCGGCGGGCCACGGTGGCGCTGCAACGCGACGGCGTGATCGGCTGGACGGTCAAGCAGTCGATCTTCCAGCGCCGGGCCGGGCTGATCACGCTGACGGCCACCACGGCGGCGGGCAGCGGCGGGTACGACGTGCTCGACGCGGGGGAGGGCGAAGGGCTCGCCTTCGCCGACGAGGCGGTCCCCGACCTGCTCGGCCCCTTCCTCGAGCGTGCTTAG
- a CDS encoding aminotransferase class V-fold PLP-dependent enzyme, which produces MRSAFGERFEVPPGYLNTPSIGVPPASAADAVAEAVARWRRGADRPPDFDAVVAASRAGFAQLIGVGAERVGSGATVSQLISMVAAGLPDGAKVLVAEGDFTSVTFPFAACARRGVTITEAPLAELADHAEGHDLVAVSVVQSADGRYADLDALRATGVPVLLDATQAIGWQPLDLGWADWVVSACYKFLLAPRGAAWIAVHPRAMERTVPVGANWYAGENPWDTVYGLPMRLADGPRSFDLSPTWLSHVGAAITLPYLASLDLAQVRAHCVKLADSVLTGLGLPGRGSAIISLPQPDAPERLTEAGVVCSKRAGRTRLGFHLYNSAEDCDLVLTALRGQEARSSDHPSP; this is translated from the coding sequence ATGCGTAGTGCGTTCGGGGAGCGGTTCGAGGTCCCGCCCGGTTATCTGAACACGCCCAGCATCGGCGTGCCCCCGGCTTCGGCTGCCGACGCGGTGGCCGAGGCCGTGGCGCGCTGGCGCCGCGGTGCCGATCGGCCGCCGGACTTCGACGCGGTGGTGGCGGCATCACGGGCGGGGTTCGCACAGTTGATCGGCGTCGGTGCCGAGCGGGTCGGCAGCGGCGCCACGGTCTCGCAGCTGATCTCGATGGTCGCCGCCGGACTGCCCGACGGCGCCAAGGTGCTCGTCGCCGAAGGGGACTTCACCAGCGTCACCTTCCCCTTCGCGGCGTGCGCCCGGCGCGGGGTCACCATCACCGAGGCGCCACTGGCGGAGCTCGCGGACCACGCCGAGGGCCACGACCTGGTCGCGGTGAGCGTGGTCCAGTCCGCCGACGGCCGCTACGCCGACCTCGACGCGCTGCGGGCCACCGGCGTCCCGGTGCTGCTCGACGCGACGCAGGCCATCGGTTGGCAGCCGCTGGACCTCGGCTGGGCCGATTGGGTGGTCTCGGCCTGCTACAAGTTCCTGCTCGCGCCCCGGGGTGCCGCCTGGATCGCGGTGCACCCGCGGGCGATGGAACGCACGGTGCCGGTCGGCGCGAACTGGTACGCGGGCGAAAACCCCTGGGACACCGTCTACGGGCTGCCGATGCGGCTGGCCGACGGCCCGCGCTCGTTCGACCTGTCGCCGACCTGGCTCTCGCACGTCGGTGCCGCGATCACGCTGCCGTACCTGGCCTCACTCGATCTGGCACAGGTCCGGGCACACTGCGTGAAGCTGGCCGACTCGGTGCTGACCGGGCTCGGACTGCCGGGGCGGGGCAGCGCGATCATCTCCCTGCCGCAGCCGGACGCGCCCGAGCGGCTCACCGAGGCCGGGGTGGTCTGCAGCAAGCGCGCCGGGCGGACGCGGCTCGGCTTCCACCTCTACAACTCCGCGGAGGACTGTGACCTGGTGTTGACCGCCCTACGCGGGCAAGAGGCCCGTTCGAGTGACCACCCCAGCCCGTAG
- the nusA gene encoding transcription termination factor NusA yields MNVDIAALRAIERDKDIPFETVMEAIETALLTAYKHTDGHQPHARIDIDRKSGHVRVLAHTLDDSGQVDEEWDDTPEGFGRIAATTARQVILQRLRDAEHEKTFGEFSTKEGEIVAGVIQRDARANARGMVVVQIGGTEGVLPSAEQVPGESYQHGSRLKAYVVGVSRSARGPQITLSRTHPNLVRKLFALEVPEIADGTVEIAAVAREAGHRSKIAVRSTVSGVNAKGACIGPVGARVRNVMSELAGEKIDIIDYSEDPARFVGNALSPAKVVSVRVVDERAKTARVVVPDFQLSLAIGKEGQNARLAARLTGWRIDIRSDSAEEPVEEPVEEAPAAPETGSGEAPAGLDQDSTPRPATTGSAD; encoded by the coding sequence GTGAACGTCGACATCGCGGCACTGCGTGCGATCGAGCGGGACAAGGACATCCCCTTCGAGACCGTGATGGAAGCCATCGAAACCGCGTTGCTGACCGCCTACAAGCACACCGACGGGCACCAGCCGCACGCCAGGATCGACATCGACCGGAAGTCCGGGCACGTGCGCGTGCTCGCGCACACCCTCGACGACAGCGGTCAGGTCGACGAGGAGTGGGACGACACCCCGGAGGGCTTCGGCCGGATCGCCGCGACCACCGCCCGGCAGGTCATCCTGCAGCGGCTGCGCGACGCCGAGCACGAGAAGACCTTCGGCGAGTTCTCCACCAAGGAGGGCGAGATCGTCGCCGGGGTGATCCAGCGCGACGCGCGGGCCAACGCCAGGGGCATGGTCGTGGTGCAGATCGGCGGCACCGAGGGCGTGCTGCCCTCGGCCGAGCAGGTACCGGGGGAGTCCTACCAGCACGGCAGCCGCCTCAAGGCCTACGTCGTCGGGGTCTCGCGCAGCGCGCGCGGCCCGCAGATCACCCTCTCGCGCACGCACCCGAACCTGGTGCGCAAGCTCTTCGCGCTCGAGGTGCCGGAGATCGCCGACGGCACGGTCGAGATCGCGGCGGTGGCGCGTGAGGCAGGTCACCGTTCCAAGATCGCGGTGCGCTCCACGGTGTCGGGGGTCAACGCCAAGGGCGCGTGCATCGGCCCGGTCGGCGCCCGTGTGCGCAATGTCATGAGCGAGCTGGCCGGCGAGAAGATCGACATCATCGACTACTCCGAGGACCCCGCCCGCTTCGTCGGGAATGCGCTGTCGCCCGCGAAGGTTGTCTCCGTACGGGTGGTCGACGAACGGGCGAAGACCGCCCGCGTGGTGGTCCCGGACTTCCAGTTGTCGCTGGCCATCGGCAAGGAGGGGCAGAACGCCCGCCTCGCCGCACGGCTGACCGGGTGGCGGATCGACATCCGGAGCGACTCCGCCGAGGAGCCCGTGGAAGAGCCTGTCGAAGAGGCTCCGGCGGCCCCGGAAACGGGGTCCGGAGAAGCTCCGGCAGGACTCGATCAGGACTCGACTCCGCGTCCGGCCACAACCGGTTCCGCCGACTGA
- a CDS encoding class I SAM-dependent methyltransferase encodes MTQDAPPADGYDSLAEGYTAENDNSLMNAYYERPAALALAGDVAGRRILDAGCGSGPLFAELRARGATVTGIEASAGMLEQARQRLGADADLRVADLADPLPFPDDSFDDVIASLVLHYLRDWGPTLAEMRRVLRTGGRLIASVNHPMAMNLLHRQSGPRPDYFETYDWTEEWTMGGRTAQLRFWNQPLHRMTDAFTAAGFRIDVVSEPHPVPAAREKFPDDFHLLDTFPTFLFFVVQAE; translated from the coding sequence ATGACCCAGGACGCCCCGCCCGCTGACGGCTACGACAGTCTCGCCGAGGGTTACACGGCCGAGAACGACAACAGCCTGATGAACGCCTACTACGAGCGTCCCGCGGCATTGGCGCTCGCCGGGGACGTGGCCGGTCGGCGGATCCTTGACGCCGGTTGTGGCTCGGGGCCGTTGTTCGCGGAATTGCGTGCGCGAGGCGCCACCGTGACCGGCATCGAGGCCAGCGCGGGGATGTTGGAGCAGGCCCGGCAGCGGCTCGGTGCGGACGCGGACTTGCGGGTCGCCGACCTGGCAGATCCGCTGCCCTTCCCTGACGACTCGTTCGACGACGTCATCGCGTCCCTGGTGCTGCACTACCTGCGCGACTGGGGACCCACGCTCGCCGAGATGCGGCGCGTGCTGCGCACCGGCGGACGGCTCATCGCCTCGGTCAACCACCCCATGGCGATGAACCTCCTGCACCGCCAGTCCGGCCCCAGGCCCGACTACTTCGAGACCTACGACTGGACCGAAGAGTGGACCATGGGCGGCCGGACCGCCCAGCTGCGATTCTGGAACCAGCCCCTGCACCGGATGACCGACGCCTTCACCGCAGCGGGCTTCCGGATCGACGTCGTCAGCGAACCCCACCCGGTACCGGCCGCACGCGAGAAGTTCCCCGACGACTTCCACCTGCTCGACACCTTCCCGACCTTCCTGTTCTTCGTCGTACAGGCCGAATGA